The Boseongicola sp. DNA segment GGACCTGCTTCAGCGGGTGCGCCAGAAATCGGCCATGCCTGTTATCTTTCTGACCTCTAAGGATGACGAGATCGACGAGGTGCTCCGTCTCAGAATGGGCGCTGACGACTACGTCAAGAAGCCGTTCTCGCAGCGTCTTCTGGTCGAACGTATTCGCGCACTCCTGCGTCGGCAGGAAGTGATTGCTAGCGACGGCGAAGGCGCCGAAGTTGATCAGGCACAGGTTATGACGCGCGGCGAGTTGCGAATGGATCCGCTTCGTCATTCAGTCACCTGGAAAAACCGCGATGTGTCGCTGACCGTGACAGAGTTTCTGTTTTTGCAAGCTCTCGCGCAGCGTCCGGGCTTTGTGAAGAGCCGCGATCAGCTGATGGACGTTGCTTATGACGATCAGGTTTACGTTGACGACCGGACCATCGACAGCCACATCAAGCGGCTGCGCAAGAAGATGCGTATGGTAGACGACGAATTCGGTGCAATCGAAACGCTTTACGGCATCGGTTACAGGTACAACGAAGAGTAATTCACGTCTTCGGGGGCAAGCAGGGTGGCAGGCAAACCAGCCAAAACCGCTGATGTAGTCCTTGGCGAAGATTGGATCGGCCAAGACGCAGCAGCTGAAAGCGAAGCACGGGCCAAGCGGGACCGCCGTGGCATCATCGCCATGAATCGGTCGCCGCTGGCGCGAAAAATTGTGACGTTCAATTTGCTGGCCATTCTCGTGTTGGTCGCCGGGGTCCTGTTCCTTAACCCG contains these protein-coding regions:
- a CDS encoding response regulator, which produces MSRIALVDDDRNILTSVSMTLEAEGFEVETYNDGQAALDAFNKKLPDMAVFDIKMPRMDGMDLLQRVRQKSAMPVIFLTSKDDEIDEVLRLRMGADDYVKKPFSQRLLVERIRALLRRQEVIASDGEGAEVDQAQVMTRGELRMDPLRHSVTWKNRDVSLTVTEFLFLQALAQRPGFVKSRDQLMDVAYDDQVYVDDRTIDSHIKRLRKKMRMVDDEFGAIETLYGIGYRYNEE